The Vanessa atalanta chromosome 2, ilVanAtal1.2, whole genome shotgun sequence genome has a segment encoding these proteins:
- the LOC125074725 gene encoding glycerophosphodiester phosphodiesterase GDPD5-like, which translates to MLFEWKMTKGKALSLTGVVVLLVIGGLTVAFATPIASDPTKSINNGPDSCSPVIIAHRGASGYVPEHTLGSYALAITMGADYVEPDLVMTKDGHLISRHDNVLGLTTDVASHPEFANRHRTQTVDGTEISGWFTEDFTLAEIKTLRAVERIPDIRPGNARMDGAFQIATFQEIIDLVKGMQRSQRRTIGIYPEIKHSSHFSNIGLPMEELVVNTFHRNGYLDSNSPVYIQSFEVNNLKELKKLTNLRLLQLFESDKSLQPADQALLNTSLTYGNMSTPEGLAEVAKYAAAVGPDKSFIIPRNEDNTLGEPTSFVEDAHAVGLKVHPYTFRAENTYLPKEFQSDNPAKSASGDLMGELRKFIEAGIDGLFSDQPDIAVRLRGPCL; encoded by the exons ATGTTATTTGAGTGGAAAATG ACTAAAGGAAAAGCGTTAAGTCTAACTGGAGTAGTTGTGCTTCTTGTGATTGGAGGCTTAACGGTAGCATTTGCAACTCCCATTGCGTCGGATCCAACCAAATCCATCAACAATGGACCTGATTCTTGTTCACCGGTTATTATTGCACATCGAGGCGCAAGTGGTTATGTACCAGAACATACGCTTGGGTCATATGCCCTCGCTATAACAATGGGAGCTGACTACGTTGAACCTGATCTTGTAATGACAAAAGACGGACATCTAATATCAAGACATGACAATGTACTAGGATTAACTACAGATGTTGCGAGTCATCCAGAGTTTGCCAATCGTCACCGGACTCAGACAGTTGATGGAACCGAAATTAGTGGTTGGTTCACGGAGGACTTTACCCTAGCTGAAATTAAAACTTTGAGAGCCGTTGAACGTATACCGGATATAAGACCAGGCAATGCACGAATGGACGGCGCTTTTCAAATCGCTACTTTCCAAGAAATTATTGATCTTGTAAAAGGTATGCAAAGAAGTCAACGACGAACAATTGGTATTTATCCTGAAATAAAACATAGTAGTCACTTCAGTAATATAGGTTTGCCAATGGAAGAGCTTGTCGTCAATACATTCCATAGAAATGGATATTTAGATTCCAACTCTCCGGTTTACATTCAATCATTTGAAGTAAACAATTTGAAAGAATTAAAGAAACTAACTAATCTTAGACTACTGCAATTATTCGAAAGTGACAAATCCCTCCAACCAGCAGATCAAGCTTTGCTTAATACCAGCCTTACGTATGGCAATATGTCTACTCCGGAAGGATTAGCTGAAGTTGCAAAATATGCTGCAGCAGTTGGTCCAGACAAGAGCTTCATAATTCCCCGTAACGAGGATAACACTCTCGGCGAGCCTACCAGCTTTGTCGAAGATGCTCATGCAGTCGGTCTAAAAGTGCACCCTTATACATTCCGTGCTGAAAACACTTACTTGCCTAAGGAATTTCAGAGTGACAATCCAGCAAAATCTGCTTCCGGTGACTTAATGGGTGAACTGCGAAAGTTTATTGAGGCTGGAATTGATGGACTTTTCTCAGATCAGCCGGACATTGCCGTACGGCTACGAGGCCCATGCTTATAA
- the LOC125072247 gene encoding glycerophosphodiester phosphodiesterase GDPD6-like: MKEKRRVILLLVEVLVFNIVNATSFSDLNLKRRGADDCKPVVVAHRGASGYVPEHTLGAYALAITMGADYVEPDLVMTSDGHLISRHENELGHTSDVSQRPEFAQRYRTQNVSGKTVTGWFSEDFTLAEIKTLRATEPIPIIRPGNARLDKAYDIPTFQEIIDLVKALEISENRTIGIYPELKYGLHFQNLGLAMEPKVVDIFHRNGYTEKNDPVYIQSFEVSNLKKLKKLTNLRLLQLYGAPTARPFDQAELGTCLTYAKMATPKGLANVAEYAAAVGPQKSYIIPRNLANNLGSPTNFVKDAHAAGLEVHPWTFRAENVYLPKEFQSNNSSIAFGDLESEIKAFLDAGVDGLFVDQPDILVRVRGQCSD; the protein is encoded by the coding sequence ATGAAGGAAAAAAGACGTGTTATATTACTCCTTGTTGAGGTTCTCgtctttaatattgtaaacgCTACATCGTTTTccgatttgaatttaaaaagacGTGGTGCTGATGATTGCAAACCAGTAGTTGTAGCCCATAGAGGTGCTAGTGGCTATGTACCTGAACACACACTTGGTGCCTATGCCCTGGCAATAACAATGGGAGCCGATTACGTCGAGCCCGACTTAGTGATGACTAGTGACGGACATTTAATCTCACGCCATGAAAATGAACTGGGCCATACTTCTGATGTTTCCCAACGTCCTGAATTTGCTCAACGTTATCGTACCCAAAATGTGAGTGGAAAAACTGTTACAGGTTGGTTTTCAGAAGACTTTACACTagcagaaataaaaacattgagagCCACAGAGCCAATACCAATCATACGGCCGGGAAATGCAAGACTGGATAAAGCCTACGACATACCAACATTCCAAGAAATAATTGATCTAGTAAAGGCCCTAGAAATAAGTGAAAATCGTACAATTGGAATTTATCCAGAATTGAAATATGGCTTGCATTTCCAAAACCTAGGATTAGCGATGGAACCAAAAGTAGTAGACATATTTCATAGAAACGGCTATACTGAGAAAAATGATCCGGTTTATATACAATCATTTGAAGTCAGCAATttaaaaaagctaaaaaaacttacaaatcTTCGGCTTTTGCAATTATATGGGGCTCCGACAGCAAGACCGTTTGATCAAGCTGAACTTGGTACTTGCCTTACTTATGCTAAAATGGCAACTCCAAAGGGACTTGCGAATGTAGCTGAATATGCTGCAGCTGTAGGACCACAAAAGAGCTATATTATTCCTCGAAATTTAGCGAATAATTTGGGTTCGCCAACAAATTTTGTAAAAGATGCTCATGCTGCGGGCCTTGAAGTTCATCCATGGACTTTTCGAGCAGAAAATGTATACCTGCCAAAAGAGTTCCAAAGTAATAATTCATCTATCGCATTTGGTGATCTTGAAAGTGAAATTAAAGCATTTCTAGACGCGGGTGTGGATGGTTTATTTGTCGACCAGCCTGATATACTGGTGCGCGTTCGAGGGCAGTGCAGTGACTga